One Thermococcus sp. genomic window carries:
- a CDS encoding EamA family transporter: protein MKRGYLLVFLAASMWGTLGIFATYIYRYGVDSFTMVFWRVLFALIILGSYIALFLHENPFTRRRLSFYAIYGLVGVFAFYTLYFYTVKISSVGFAVLLVYTAPAFSVLLGRLIFREPITAEKAVSLIMVMLGVVLVAGNVNFNVGLLPLITGVGTGFVYSLYGILAKFGVRDERPERVLFMTLFFGLLYLAPFAKFSVPSGAIPYLLGLAFFPTFLGYVLYNHALREVEVSRASIVATVEPVVAIALAYVLFGEKLTPPQIIGAVLIVGASIIVHSKGVEEEEIR from the coding sequence ATGAAACGCGGTTACCTTTTGGTTTTTCTCGCTGCGAGTATGTGGGGAACCCTGGGAATATTCGCCACCTACATCTACCGCTACGGAGTTGACTCCTTCACAATGGTCTTCTGGAGGGTTCTCTTTGCCCTCATAATCCTCGGCTCCTACATAGCACTCTTCCTCCACGAGAACCCCTTTACAAGAAGAAGGCTCTCTTTCTACGCAATCTACGGCCTCGTTGGTGTCTTTGCCTTCTACACCCTCTACTTCTACACCGTCAAGATTTCATCGGTCGGTTTCGCCGTCCTTCTGGTCTACACCGCCCCGGCATTTTCTGTGTTGCTTGGCCGTTTAATTTTCAGGGAGCCGATAACGGCCGAGAAGGCGGTTTCCCTCATTATGGTCATGCTCGGCGTCGTCCTCGTCGCTGGTAACGTGAACTTCAATGTGGGCCTTTTGCCCCTCATCACGGGGGTAGGCACTGGCTTCGTTTACTCCCTCTATGGAATCCTGGCAAAGTTCGGTGTCAGGGACGAGAGACCCGAGAGGGTTCTCTTCATGACGCTCTTCTTCGGGTTGCTTTACCTGGCCCCCTTTGCAAAGTTTTCAGTCCCATCAGGGGCTATCCCCTACCTTCTCGGACTGGCGTTTTTTCCGACCTTTCTCGGCTACGTCCTCTACAACCACGCACTCCGGGAGGTTGAGGTTAGCAGAGCCAGCATAGTGGCAACGGTCGAACCCGTTGTTGCGATAGCCCTTGCATACGTCCTCTTCGGGGAAAAGCTGACTCCGCCACAGATTATAGGCGCGGTTCTCATAGTTGGGGCATCAATAATAGTCCACTCAAAAGGTGTTGAGGAAGAGGAAATCCGCTGA
- a CDS encoding DUF61 family protein yields MGKIEDALIREIYRINVHLPARRVTLKSLLAEERPGVKLRDGSWHSFRRSELEKIALLLDPGDDEKLLLPVVLEIVTDFRGYFRVRGRTAVKLIDRVLGTYDPLDEPEERLYLRYLLSRVRRELPTTTTYAFISE; encoded by the coding sequence ATGGGGAAAATTGAGGACGCCCTCATCAGGGAGATATACAGGATAAACGTCCACCTGCCGGCACGGAGGGTAACACTGAAGTCCCTCCTGGCCGAGGAACGGCCGGGGGTTAAACTTCGCGACGGGAGCTGGCACAGCTTCAGAAGGAGCGAGCTCGAAAAGATTGCCCTGCTCCTCGACCCGGGTGACGATGAAAAGCTCCTCCTGCCCGTTGTCCTTGAGATAGTCACGGACTTCAGGGGCTACTTCAGGGTCAGGGGCAGGACTGCGGTAAAGCTGATAGACAGGGTTTTGGGAACCTACGACCCCCTCGACGAGCCGGAGGAAAGGCTCTACCTGAGATACCTCCTCTCGAGGGTCAGGCGTGAGCTTCCAACAACGACAACCTACGCTTTCATCTCGGAGTGA